Genomic window (Leptospira bouyouniensis):
GGTCGAGCACAAGCGCAAGGGGACACAACGGGTATGGTGAAAATCATTTCCGATGCCAAACATGGTGAAATTTTAGGAGCTCATATCATTGGCCCTGGTGCTACTGAACTGATCGCTGAGCTTACATTAGGTGCCAATATGGAAATTACAGTGAAGGAACTCGCAAATACCATACATGCACACCCTACGCTGGCAGAAGGGATTATGGAAAGTGCTGCAGCTGTTCTCGGTGAGGCAATCAATATTTAAGCGAGTGGTCCAAGTATGGGAATACAAAAGTTTCTGAGTTCTAATCGAACTTTGCCTATCAAGGTGTATTCTCATATAGATTCTAGCGATTGTTAGATTCATTATCTGATGAAAGAACCTATTGAGACTATCTTAGATACGATTGAACATCGTCCTTGGCCGATACCGAAGCATCCATGGTTTTGGTACCAAGAATGGAATGACGCTATTTTTTTACACTACCAAGTGGAACCAAGTAAACTTCGTTCCTTAGTTCCAATGCATTTGGAATTGGATCAAATTAACGGGGAACATTGGATTTCTGTCGTTGCCTTTACAATGGACAATGTGCATCCAAGGCACTGTTTCCCCTTCCATTTCCTTTCTACCTTCCACGAAGTGAATTTACGCACCTATGTGAAAAAAGACGGCAAAGTGGGTGTGTATTTTTTGAGTATCGAAGCAGAGAAATGGATCCCAACTCAATTTGCAAGGATGACATCAGGATTACCTTATCGGCATTCAAAAATCCAACGAGCAAAGAATTTGGTCCAGCTGGATGGGAAACGGTGTCGGATTGAAATGAATTTTCAAGTGATTCATCCAATCAAACATCCAAACCAAAAAGAACTTTGGCTGACAGAACGTTACTCATTGTATCGAGGGAAGGAGGTGAAGGAAAGTGCAATGGATGTGCACCACAAACCTTGGGAATTGTTTCAGGTGGAGATCCAGAAACTAAATATTGGTTATACGAAGTTTGTTGGTCTTACTGATTTTTTAAAGCCAGATCTAACTCATTATTCGCCTGGTGTGCAGGTGCTTGCTTGGTTGTAAGAGAGGAATTTGAGTAAAGTATAATTAATATAAATCAATTGGAATAAACTGACTCATCATTTTGAAATGTTTGTCCATAGTGAATAAGCAGGATTTGTTTTGAATCACATTTTGAAGTATAATTAAATCTGGAATTCCAACATGATTAATTCCATTTTTAAGATTGAGTATTTGAATTTCTCTCAATTGTTTCCAATCAATATTCATTTTGAAAGATTCTATGGTTTCTAATAGATGAATCAATTCAGACTTTTTTTTGATTTTTATGAACGGAATTAGCTCTGTCAAAATGATTTCGTTCGTATAAATATTTCCATTGTCTATGAGGCTATCTATTTCTTCTGAGATCTTTGAATTTGAATTTCGAAAGTATTCAATCCAAATCGATGAATCGATAAGAACAAAACTCATCTTTTTCTGAGTTGGTTTAAGTTGATTTCGAGATCAAGATTCCCTCTGAAATTTTTTAATTTTTTTAATTTTTCTTTTCGAATTAGCATTTTTAACCCTTCTTTGATCACATCTGTTTTTGTTTTTGAGTGGGTCAGTTTCATAGCCTCTGCAACCAATTCTTCAGGAATATCAATTGTAGTTCTCATTCTATGCATAAATTAGTTCCTTTCTATGCATAAGTCAATTTTTTTTTACGGATTCTGTCTCATTTTTTGAATCGTCTGGATCCATCAGGATTCAATCGTTTCCGTAAACAATCAAATCCTGATTCGGAGTGTTGAAATGTGAAAAGAGAGTTTGTTCGTTTACGTAACTTACTGTTCTACACAAACAATTTTCTTTGCAATATTACACGTGTCAGTTGTGGTTTCAACAAGTGTTGTTGTACTCGCACCCACAACTCCTGTGACTCCACTCACTCCCACATTGGAACTAGTCCAATTCGTACAATTCACATCATTGGCTAAGTTTCCACCGGTAATCGTCATTCCTGTCCAAAAGCGAGTGCCATTCGTACCGAGGGCAAAGTTCATTTGCATGGTGGTATTGGAATCTCTAAAGATTCTGTTGGAAGTGGTTGTTGCACCCGTAGTATTCAAAGTGTCAGTACTATTCGAATAGAAGGTATTGGCTTTGAATACCCAATCGGTATACGTCATTGTTCCAGTCGGATTTCCCAATGCCTCTCTCACACCGGGGATGGAAATCATTGCTTTATATGTTTTGCCACGAACTCGATCAGTGTCACCATTACATGATGCATCAGCACCGACAATCCCACCGCTTCCAATGAAACCACTTCGTGATGAACTAGTTAAATATATATGACACCTTGTGGAACAAGGAGCGGTAGCCGTTTGTGCGAGGAGGAGAGCGAGTAAGGTGGTGTCGTCGTTATTATCTTTCGAAGTTTTGCAAGCACCTAAGAGAGCACTAAAAAAAACAAGAAATACCAAGAAATACCGTTAGGTCTCATTTGTTTGCCGTGTTTCATAGGATCAAATTTGGAAGATGAATTTTACAGTGGCAAGAAGGAATTGAAGGTAATGGGAAGTGGCAAACGAAAAAATTTGGAAGTGGGGAGGGGGAGATTTACAAGCTTGGATGCAAGTGGGATTGATATCCACCTAATGTCTGTCCGAGGAAGGGGGTGAAAAATCCCCTGTGACTAAAAACATAGAAGTGTTACCAATCTGTCTCCTACAAAGTGACTTATTGTGCCGAAGCGATGCGGTAAGCCGAATTGAGTCACATTAGTTTACTTTAAAATTATTTTTCAAAGCAACTTCCTTTAATTTCTCATCCAAGGTGCAGAAAATCAAATCTTCAGATATCAACTTCTTCACATACATCGCTGTCGATAAATGGATCGCATCTAGTGATTTTAACTCAGAAATATTCTTTTGTTTTTTGAATTCATTTTTTATATCTGAATCAATATTTTTGAGGTTTATATTTGAAATTAATGTTTCAATGAAATTGTGAGTCTCCTGATACCAGGTATTCTCTAGATATTTTTTGTTTTGGTTAAAAGTATAATTTAAGCTTCGAAAGGCTTCGATTTCGATTAAAATGGAACTAAAGAGATGATTCGATTTATTTATTTTTTCTAAATTTTTTTCAAAACCATTTTCTGAATAAACGATATTGAGTAGAAAACTAGTATCAATGTAAAGTGCCAAACTATTCTCGATCCTCTAGATAAGCCTTCTTCCATGATTTTGAGATTGCATCTTTATGTTTTTCATTTAGACGCAATGATTTAGGAACATTGATAATGCTTCTTTCTTTTGCTGGTATCAGGGAATTGTTAGCAATCGATTCTTCTATGAAGGCCTGAGTTAAATTTTGAGATTTACTCAATTTTTTCAATTCTGCAATGGGAGTATTTCTATCCATTACGATAATCGTTTCGCCATTACGGACAAAATCCAAATAATTGCTTAGGTTGTTTTTTAAATCCTTGATACCCACTGATTTCATGTTTAAATAGTGGCCATTATAGCTACTTAGTCAATTCAAAATTTCTAACTTTTTATATCTTCTTTTCATTTTTAAACAATGTAATCTAAGGAATATTGACTTCTTGATCAAGGATTCTTTAAAATCAAAATCAAATACCGGATTTGATTGATCATGAATAGTATTTTGAGAATGCCACCTTACCTCTATTTGCTGAAATTCAATTTTCTATTGCGCCAGCGATTGCTGCGGAAATCCTTTCGCAACGCGAAAGATTGGAGCATAAAGCGCGGTCGCTTTTCGAATTGGAGTAACGTACACCAAACAAGTGCGAGGCGCCCTATCTCTTTCTTAAAATTGTCATTTCAATCTATGATTCAATTGATTTCTAAACTTTGTTTCATCCAGTTCCAAGTTTCTTCTGGTCGTTCGAAGGGAAAAAAATGTGTAAAACCAGGAAAGATGTTTACACTTGATTTGGGATGGACCTTCGCAAGTAAGTTGGCATACTTTGGACTGCAGACTTCGAATTTTTCAGGAATGGCAATGTGATTTTCAGTTTTGATACCGTAAAAATTTTTAAAAACATGGAAGTGGGCATGCCCAAAAATTTGTGCTTCGACTCTTGGGTCACAACAAAGTTTCACTTCGTTTTCATGACCTGTTTGAACAAAACAAGAGTTTAAATAATCTTCGAAGATTGAAGGTTCAAAGTTTGCAAAGGCAGGGAATTTACGAAAAGTCCGCCTAACAAGATCTATGGATTTGAAATGAGTTCTTCTTTTTTTTGCACCCTTTGCAAGTGGGTTCTCTAAAAATTTGGAGAGTAGGATGAGTTTCCAACCAAGGATCACAGGGTCCATCGCTAACACTTTCGCAAATCGTTCGGGTTCTTTTTTTGCGGCAAGAAGTGAGGATGCTCCTCCAAGGGAGTGTCCGATGATGGTTGTGTTTGTGATCGATTCATGGTCGAGTAGTGAAAGGATTTGGTCACGGAATACATTCCAATTCTTGAATTGCAAAGTGAATTCGGAACGACCATGACCTACAAAGTCTGGTGCGATGACTCGGAAGTGTTTTTTTAATCTTTCAAAATAATACTGATAACAACCGGCGCTATAACCATTAGCATGACAAAAGATGAGTGTGGGCCCACTTGTTTCTGAATCTAAATAAGCGGTTTCCCAATTTTTGTAGCGAAAGGATTTTGATTTCATTTTTCTATTTGACCCTTCCCGAATTCTATCGGATTTTGTCTCTATCCCATGCAATTCCAAGTCATCCTCTTCTTCTGTATAGCTGTATTCTTCAATGCATTGGCGAATATTTTAATCAAAACTTCTTCCATGCAGGACAAACAAGTTGTACCTGGAGAAGGGTTTTGGAAACTGGTATTTACTGTATTCAATCCTTATTTCATCGCAGGGCTTGCCAGTTTCGGCTTGGCATTGTTAGGTTATCGATATGTTTTAGGAAAGGGTCTAAAGCTATCACTTGCCTACCCAGTTTTCACTTCGAGTGGATTTATCATAGTCCTGATTGCCTCTTCTATATTTTTCAAAGAACGATTAAACTTTACCCAATGGCTTGGAATTTCCTTTATTTTAGTGGGTGTGTGGCTCACCGCCTTGCAAATGTTTGACGTTAACTCTTGAACCCAAGCCGTTTTTTTAGAACTCTATCTACATTAAATCGCTTTCAGTCTCTTTTTGTTTTTATCCTATTTGTATTCGTTTTCATTACTTTTTGCAAAAAAGAAAATTCTGTTTCGGAATCGAATTTGGAACAGGGAAAGTATGAACCAGAAACTAAGGGAAAGATAACAAAAAATCTTCCCCAATCAAAACCAAATGTCATATGGATTGTGATTGATAGCCTGAGGGGTGATATCATTGGAAATTATAATGTTACACCTAACTTAGATTTGTTTGCAAAAGAAGGAGTTACATTTAAATACCATTTAGTGAATGCTGCCTGGACGAGACCTTCCACTCTTGTTTTTTTTACGGGAAAATTTGCATCTGCAAATCCAGTTAATTTTTGGGATTATCCTACAACTAAATCGGAAGTGGAAGCCTTTTATCGATCAGAAAAAAAACCACTACCAAAACTTTTAAAAGGAGCTTTATATTCTACTTATATGGTGGGAAATAATCCATTTCTCACAGATAAGTTTGGTCTTGGTGTGGATGTTGGATTTGATTTTTTATATGATTTTTCCAATTATACTGAAGATACAAAAAAAATCACAAAAAAAACGTTGGAAGTTATCGATGAAATTTCTTCTCAAGAAAATCCTTTCTTTTTGTTTTTAAATTATAACGACCCACACAAACCGTATACCCCACCACCAGGATTCACAAGTCGCATACAAACAAAGGAAAACTTAGACGAACGAAAGTTAAACTATCTTGGTGAAGTAGCCTTTGTGGATGAAGAACTGGGAAAAGTTTTTGAAATCATAAAATCAAAAGGACTTTGGGACAACTCCCTCATCCTCATTACTGCAGATCATGGGGAAGTGATGCATACCTCACATGCAATTTCACCTTTCACCGGAACCAATACCTATTATGGACATGGTCAGGATTTGTTTTTAGAAAACATCCATGTGCCACTTCTAATCAAATTACCAAATTCCAAAATACAAAAAGCAGTACAATCTATGACTCGTTCTATTGATTTGTATCCGACTATCCTTGATTATATTGGAATTCCAATACCTAAATCCATTCATGGGTTGTCTCTACGACCAATTTTAGAAGGTTTAGAGACCACCAAACGAACATACTATGGAGAAACTCGCTTTACGCAAGGGTATGGTGAAGGGAATGAATTTTTATTACAAAGGTCTTACCGGTTTCATGAATTGGGAAAATTTTGGCAAGGGTCAGTCGGAAAGGAATTTTATTTGTATTTTGATACAAGGACCGATCCAAACCAAGAACATCCCATTCGGATCAACCAAATGGAATCTATCAGTGAACTGAAGTTAAATGCCACATTGGAAAAAAAAATCCAACGCTTTTGGAAACAAATACGTTCGATGGAACCAAAACTTCCATTATACCATCTTTGGATCAACCCAAGTCAAACAGAAACAGAAATTCAAATCACAATTCCGAATGGCATCATCCGCTTGGCGGCACTTCCATCGACCGTGGCGGTAGAAGAAAAAGGAAAATCAGTAAAACTCAAATCTAAGGAGAAAGTTCCCTTCCAGATTAGTTTTGAAGTATATCCTGATGTAAGTTTTCCTGAATTTAAAGTTTGGATGGGTACAAACCAACTAACAAAATCAGAGATCCTTGTTGGGTATTTTGGAGTGAATCTTTCTGCTTGCTCAAAAGACTGTGATTTGTTATACGAATCACAATCCTTTCGCCCTATCATAAACCCACATACAAAGGTACATTTTTGGAAGGAAGGTGGACAAAAAAAATCTTATGAAAACAAACAAGAATTGGGAACTGATGCACTTGATATCTTAAAAAAACAAGGGTACGTCCAATAATCAAACGATTAAAAGAAGTCTGTATTTCACAAGATTTTCTAATCGTTATCCAGGTTAGTGACAGAAAGATTGGGTAAAGTTTCCCCATTAAAACCAGTCCCACCACCGGAAAGAGATCCAAACAAAATCGAATAAATTGTATTTCCATCCATGATACCTTCATCCACTCCTGTGATCACAATATTTTGGAAGGTGTTCCAATCGGTGGAAGTAAAAGTGAAACTTGGGACAGAAGTAGTTCCCTCTGAAACATTTGAGCTTGTTACATTGATTGTCACATTTGAAGTTGGTCGTGCTCGTAATCGGACTTGGAATCTAGACTGGCCACCAGATTCCGTTGTGATTAAGTTAGGTGAAGTGACAAGCCCACCTGAAACATTTGGTGACGTCCCACAAGCAACCATAGGATTTGGATCTGTACAGGGAACGATATCATATAAATTGTAAATGTGGACACCTGGAATGGGACTAGGTGAGAGTGCACTGTAAATGGTGGATGGTGAAAATCCTGTCCCTGTTTCGCTTGATGTGATTTGTGGTGTGATGTTATAGTTAACATCCAATACATCAGAAGTGTTTTGGCCAACAATCGTAACCAATTGACCTGTTCCAAAATTAGTGGGAGTAAAAGTCAAAGGCGCTGTAGGAAATGAGACAAGCCCACCCGGTGTAGCTGCAAAATTAATTGTCACATCAGTTGTTGGTTGTGAATTGAGATGGATATAAAATTCAGAACTTGCTCCAGATTGAGATGTGATCACTGTGGTCGGAGAAAATCCCGAGGTGGTGAGTCCAGAAGCATCGTTGTCATTTAATGTGAGTTCAGGGTAATTTGACGAGGGATAAGGATTCACACCATTATAAAATCCATCAGTCGAAGAAAGAACACCTACCTCAATTGGGCAAACTACATTCCCATCATCGACAGAATCATCATATGGTGTGACGGTGATTGTGTTGTGCGATCCGATCGTATTCCAATTGGCATTTGTGATGGTCAGAGTGTTAGTTGATATTGTGTACTGTGTAACTGTCGGTCCTGTAAATAAAGTACACGGAAAACTTGATGGAATCGAAATTGGTACCGTAACATCATCAGTAGGGGCTTGGCTGAGTAAGATATAAATGGAAAATGATGCGGCATTTTCTGCTCGAACCATAGACTGTGGAGTGATAACGGTTACAGGATTTTCTGAGACACTATAGTTAATTAAGTTAGCGGTAGTACCATTGCTTCCTACAAAACTATCATACCAAGCGGGAAAGGATCCCGTTTCGGCTCCTGAAACGGTAATATTATAATTTATATTTCCGTCGCTTAATATGTCCGATACTCCAACAATTTCCACAGGAACAGATGTGCTCCAATTGGTTTCATTAAAGACAAATTGTTTCGAACTAACAGGTGTACCACTGTCATTGATCATCCCTTCAGTTGAGTCAGATGTCGTTAAGGTCACGGTGACAGAATTTCCTGAGACAGGCCTGCTCCCTAAGCGCAAACTATAAAAAGTAGAAAAACCAGATTCTGTTGTAAAGTAAGGCTGTCCTGTATCCAAGGTGAATAAAATTTTAGGAGATGGATTGTCGTTATCAGTGATGTTGATAGTAACATCATTTGGATTTAGACCTTCATAGTCTGTCCCCGAACCAGAAATAGCACCTAATGTAAGTGTATGGGTCCTTGTGTTGGATTCATTAATGGAATCGTTGACCACAGAAATTGTCACCGTTTGTGGTGTTGCATAATTTGTATGTGTGAAAGTAAGATTTGTTGGGGAAACTGTATATTGAGTGGAATCGGGTAAGGAAAATGTCTCAGCTGAAATCGGGATGGTAATAGAACCACTTGCACACGATGCCAAGTTCCCTGGAGTATCACAGGGCGCTGCATTCAATCGAACGGTAAATGTTCCATCGGCATCACCTTCTGTTAGGTTCATTGTGTTAGTAGAAAAAGTAAATCCTTTTGTATCATTGTCTGTTATTGTGACCACCAAATTTCCGTTTGTGTCTGTATAACCTGGAACTGCCCCTGTGGGATACAATCCAGTAAAATAAGAACCACTTGCCTGTGGGATATGGATCGTCACTGGGATATCTCCATCATCAAAAGAGTCAGTTACTGACCTGATCGTTATGGTTTGAGGGACGTCCCAACCACTTTCACTATTGTTTCCCGTATAACTTCCCACTTGTCCATTAGTAGGTGTGAATGTGAGTGTACGGGAAGCAGCCACTCCTGATGAGCTATTGAGTAATACAGCTTCGGTACCATCAGAAGAGGTAATAGGACCAATAACGACGTTAGCATTTGGTTTTAAAGATAATCGTAATTCAAATGTGATGGTTGATGTTCCATTTTCAACAATAGAAGATGCAGATAAGTTTTGTATTCGCACTAAAGGTTCGTTACTATCAGTATTTATCGCTGTTACTGCAGGAATCGATATGGAATTGTATTTAGGATCGGTAGAGGATGAATTCGAGAAATTGATATTTACATTCTGATCTCCATCATCAATTCCATCTAACACCGAAGTGATGGTGACGGTTTGAGGAGTATTCCAATTTGCAGTCGTGAAAGACAACGAAGTAGGGGAGACTGTGATTTCTGAAGTGTTACTAGATGAAATTGTTGGAATGGAGACAGTTTGTGTTGGTTGTGAATTTAAAACCACTGTAAATGTCTCGGTATAAGGAGTTCCATTTTCATGTACAACAAGTCCTCCAATCGGTGTGACTGTAATCCCTGCAGTATCATCATCTGTGACTGAGAAACTTACTTGTGTAGGTGGAGTGATCGCATTGTATACTGGATCAGCACTTCCTCCTGTATCCACAGATCCAAATTGTAAAGTTACAGTCCTTGTATCTTCATCAGTATAGTTATTGTTAGTTGTCACTTGTACTAATTGGTCAATATTCCAATTGGCATTCGTAAACACTAATGTATTTGTATTTACATTAGTGATCGTATTGTTTTCGTTTATACCCGTTAAAGTAACCGTAGATCCAGGAGGCGGTTGGGAAGAAAGACGAATCGTAAAATTAAGGATCCCTCCATTTTCAGAAATAGTCAGACTCCCAGGGGAGGTGAGTATAAATCCTGGGACATCGTTGTCTGTATTGGTAATAGATGGAAAAACGGGGCCCGCCAAACCGTTGTAATCTGTATCGGCAGAAGTTGCGGCACTTGAAACGATAGATACCGTTTGCGGCCCATCTGCAATATACTCATCCACTCCAGTGACAGTTACGATTTTTGGGGTGAACCATTCCGCTGGTGCAAATGTAAGTGTATTTGGACTTGTAGTTGCCTCAGTACTTGGAGTTGCAAGAATCGAAGGAATGGTAACTGCATTTGTGGGGAGTGTATTCAATACAATACCAAAACTGATCGCTCCACCTGCTTCCGTCGTAGTGAGTCCTGAAAGATTAACAACGGTAAAACCCGCGATGTCATTGTCTACATTGGTTCCTGTGATGACAGGTACAACCTTTCCTAAATATGCTGGGTCCATAGATATTGTTGCATCAGCAGAGATTTGAAAAGTACTATTATCAACACTAAAGTCGTCAACACCAGTGACGGTCACAGATTGTGGCACATCCCAGTTGTTAGGTGTAAAAACTAACTCTATGGATTCGACCGTAGCTTCTGTTGTATCATTGGAAACAAAATTACGGATGTAAACATCTTGCATAGGTCGTGTTTGTAAAACATAAGAAATTTGACCTGTTTCGCCAGTCTCTGAAGTGAGAAGTCCAAAAGATGGGCTTGCAGCAACTCCTGAAGATTCATTATCTGTATTTACCAAAAGGAGCACAGGTAGACTCCCTGCGGAAAAGCGTATATCTGATGTTAAAATATTTCCAAGCTGCACTCGATAATTTTGATTTCCATCAGATAAAATATCATCTACACCCGCCAAACGTACGATATGTGGAGAATCCCAATCATCTTCCGTAAAATTGATAAAAGTATCAGACAATAGTACACCCTCTGTTGGGTCGGAGATGGTAATTGGTCCAATTCTCACTGAACTGTTTGGTTCGATGTTCAAACGAAGTATGAATTCTGCTTGTTTTCCATTTTCACTCGTGAATAAAAAATTGGGAG
Coding sequences:
- a CDS encoding YqjF family protein, whose amino-acid sequence is MKEPIETILDTIEHRPWPIPKHPWFWYQEWNDAIFLHYQVEPSKLRSLVPMHLELDQINGEHWISVVAFTMDNVHPRHCFPFHFLSTFHEVNLRTYVKKDGKVGVYFLSIEAEKWIPTQFARMTSGLPYRHSKIQRAKNLVQLDGKRCRIEMNFQVIHPIKHPNQKELWLTERYSLYRGKEVKESAMDVHHKPWELFQVEIQKLNIGYTKFVGLTDFLKPDLTHYSPGVQVLAWL
- a CDS encoding type II toxin-antitoxin system Phd/YefM family antitoxin translates to MKSVGIKDLKNNLSNYLDFVRNGETIIVMDRNTPIAELKKLSKSQNLTQAFIEESIANNSLIPAKERSIINVPKSLRLNEKHKDAISKSWKKAYLEDRE
- a CDS encoding DMT family transporter, which gives rise to MQFQVILFFCIAVFFNALANILIKTSSMQDKQVVPGEGFWKLVFTVFNPYFIAGLASFGLALLGYRYVLGKGLKLSLAYPVFTSSGFIIVLIASSIFFKERLNFTQWLGISFILVGVWLTALQMFDVNS
- the len gene encoding Len family endostatin-like outer membrane lipoprotein; translation: MVFLVFFSALLGACKTSKDNNDDTTLLALLLAQTATAPCSTRCHIYLTSSSRSGFIGSGGIVGADASCNGDTDRVRGKTYKAMISIPGVREALGNPTGTMTYTDWVFKANTFYSNSTDTLNTTGATTTSNRIFRDSNTTMQMNFALGTNGTRFWTGMTITGGNLANDVNCTNWTSSNVGVSGVTGVVGASTTTLVETTTDTCNIAKKIVCVEQ
- a CDS encoding beta strand repeat-containing protein yields the protein MGFIRGQFGLLFKHRFFHILLLLSTTFVSCQSVTPVNLQMLFGSFFVSAAAQGSVIYEAPNFLFTSENGKQAEFILRLNIEPNSSVRIGPITISDPTEGVLLSDTFINFTEDDWDSPHIVRLAGVDDILSDGNQNYRVQLGNILTSDIRFSAGSLPVLLLVNTDNESSGVAASPSFGLLTSETGETGQISYVLQTRPMQDVYIRNFVSNDTTEATVESIELVFTPNNWDVPQSVTVTGVDDFSVDNSTFQISADATISMDPAYLGKVVPVITGTNVDNDIAGFTVVNLSGLTTTEAGGAISFGIVLNTLPTNAVTIPSILATPSTEATTSPNTLTFAPAEWFTPKIVTVTGVDEYIADGPQTVSIVSSAATSADTDYNGLAGPVFPSITNTDNDVPGFILTSPGSLTISENGGILNFTIRLSSQPPPGSTVTLTGINENNTITNVNTNTLVFTNANWNIDQLVQVTTNNNYTDEDTRTVTLQFGSVDTGGSADPVYNAITPPTQVSFSVTDDDTAGITVTPIGGLVVHENGTPYTETFTVVLNSQPTQTVSIPTISSSNTSEITVSPTSLSFTTANWNTPQTVTITSVLDGIDDGDQNVNINFSNSSSTDPKYNSISIPAVTAINTDSNEPLVRIQNLSASSIVENGTSTITFELRLSLKPNANVVIGPITSSDGTEAVLLNSSSGVAASRTLTFTPTNGQVGSYTGNNSESGWDVPQTITIRSVTDSFDDGDIPVTIHIPQASGSYFTGLYPTGAVPGYTDTNGNLVVTITDNDTKGFTFSTNTMNLTEGDADGTFTVRLNAAPCDTPGNLASCASGSITIPISAETFSLPDSTQYTVSPTNLTFTHTNYATPQTVTISVVNDSINESNTRTHTLTLGAISGSGTDYEGLNPNDVTINITDNDNPSPKILFTLDTGQPYFTTESGFSTFYSLRLGSRPVSGNSVTVTLTTSDSTEGMINDSGTPVSSKQFVFNETNWSTSVPVEIVGVSDILSDGNINYNITVSGAETGSFPAWYDSFVGSNGTTANLINYSVSENPVTVITPQSMVRAENAASFSIYILLSQAPTDDVTVPISIPSSFPCTLFTGPTVTQYTISTNTLTITNANWNTIGSHNTITVTPYDDSVDDGNVVCPIEVGVLSSTDGFYNGVNPYPSSNYPELTLNDNDASGLTTSGFSPTTVITSQSGASSEFYIHLNSQPTTDVTINFAATPGGLVSFPTAPLTFTPTNFGTGQLVTIVGQNTSDVLDVNYNITPQITSSETGTGFSPSTIYSALSPSPIPGVHIYNLYDIVPCTDPNPMVACGTSPNVSGGLVTSPNLITTESGGQSRFQVRLRARPTSNVTINVTSSNVSEGTTSVPSFTFTSTDWNTFQNIVITGVDEGIMDGNTIYSILFGSLSGGGTGFNGETLPNLSVTNLDND
- a CDS encoding PIN domain-containing protein, with the protein product MALYIDTSFLLNIVYSENGFEKNLEKINKSNHLFSSILIEIEAFRSLNYTFNQNKKYLENTWYQETHNFIETLISNINLKNIDSDIKNEFKKQKNISELKSLDAIHLSTAMYVKKLISEDLIFCTLDEKLKEVALKNNFKVN
- a CDS encoding alpha/beta fold hydrolase — protein: MKSKSFRYKNWETAYLDSETSGPTLIFCHANGYSAGCYQYYFERLKKHFRVIAPDFVGHGRSEFTLQFKNWNVFRDQILSLLDHESITNTTIIGHSLGGASSLLAAKKEPERFAKVLAMDPVILGWKLILLSKFLENPLAKGAKKRRTHFKSIDLVRRTFRKFPAFANFEPSIFEDYLNSCFVQTGHENEVKLCCDPRVEAQIFGHAHFHVFKNFYGIKTENHIAIPEKFEVCSPKYANLLAKVHPKSSVNIFPGFTHFFPFERPEETWNWMKQSLEIN
- a CDS encoding PIN domain-containing protein; protein product: MSFVLIDSSIWIEYFRNSNSKISEEIDSLIDNGNIYTNEIILTELIPFIKIKKKSELIHLLETIESFKMNIDWKQLREIQILNLKNGINHVGIPDLIILQNVIQNKSCLFTMDKHFKMMSQFIPIDLY
- a CDS encoding type II toxin-antitoxin system VapB family antitoxin, with the translated sequence MRTTIDIPEELVAEAMKLTHSKTKTDVIKEGLKMLIRKEKLKKLKNFRGNLDLEINLNQLRKR
- a CDS encoding sulfatase encodes the protein MNPSRFFRTLSTLNRFQSLFVFILFVFVFITFCKKENSVSESNLEQGKYEPETKGKITKNLPQSKPNVIWIVIDSLRGDIIGNYNVTPNLDLFAKEGVTFKYHLVNAAWTRPSTLVFFTGKFASANPVNFWDYPTTKSEVEAFYRSEKKPLPKLLKGALYSTYMVGNNPFLTDKFGLGVDVGFDFLYDFSNYTEDTKKITKKTLEVIDEISSQENPFFLFLNYNDPHKPYTPPPGFTSRIQTKENLDERKLNYLGEVAFVDEELGKVFEIIKSKGLWDNSLILITADHGEVMHTSHAISPFTGTNTYYGHGQDLFLENIHVPLLIKLPNSKIQKAVQSMTRSIDLYPTILDYIGIPIPKSIHGLSLRPILEGLETTKRTYYGETRFTQGYGEGNEFLLQRSYRFHELGKFWQGSVGKEFYLYFDTRTDPNQEHPIRINQMESISELKLNATLEKKIQRFWKQIRSMEPKLPLYHLWINPSQTETEIQITIPNGIIRLAALPSTVAVEEKGKSVKLKSKEKVPFQISFEVYPDVSFPEFKVWMGTNQLTKSEILVGYFGVNLSACSKDCDLLYESQSFRPIINPHTKVHFWKEGGQKKSYENKQELGTDALDILKKQGYVQ